A genomic stretch from Desulfobacterales bacterium includes:
- a CDS encoding cytochrome c3 family protein, with the protein MMKRFLWIQLTVMTVVVLFSGVCAFSQDDVTAVEDSAFGERMRPKAVFFHDDHNEKAEIGECNVCHHVYDGTELLEDESSEDRECSACHINETSGELLNLANIYHRQCKGCHVEKKKGPVMCSECHVKK; encoded by the coding sequence ATGATGAAACGGTTTTTGTGGATACAATTGACGGTGATGACCGTCGTGGTGTTGTTTTCCGGTGTTTGCGCCTTTTCTCAGGATGACGTCACCGCCGTGGAGGACAGCGCGTTCGGCGAGCGAATGCGGCCGAAAGCGGTTTTTTTTCACGATGATCACAATGAAAAGGCTGAAATAGGAGAGTGTAATGTCTGCCATCATGTATATGACGGCACCGAACTCCTGGAAGATGAATCTTCCGAGGACAGGGAATGCTCCGCCTGCCATATCAACGAGACAAGCGGGGAGTTGTTGAATCTGGCCAATATTTATCACCGCCAGTGCAAGGGCTGTCATGTGGAGAAAAAGAAAGGCCCTGTTATGTGCAGCGAGTGCCACGTAAAAAAATAA
- a CDS encoding response regulator, whose translation MAKTILVIDDDPVVVKYLESLLQDNGYETLTASSSKEAMDVLKKTKPDLMTLDLEMPGGWGTQLYRQMTKDENLSDIPVIVVSGMAGRHAIQKAVAYVAKPFDPDKLIAIVRKAIGG comes from the coding sequence ATGGCAAAGACAATTTTAGTCATTGATGATGATCCGGTGGTGGTAAAATATCTGGAGAGTCTACTTCAGGATAATGGGTATGAAACGCTGACGGCCAGCTCGTCCAAGGAGGCCATGGATGTTTTGAAAAAAACCAAACCGGATCTGATGACGCTGGATCTGGAAATGCCGGGGGGGTGGGGGACGCAACTTTATCGGCAGATGACCAAGGACGAGAATCTAAGCGATATTCCGGTTATTGTGGTCAGTGGAATGGCCGGTCGTCACGCCATTCAAAAGGCAGTGGCCTATGTGGCCAAACCGTTTGATCCGGACAAGCTGATCGCCATTGTGAGAAAGGCAATCGGCGGATAG
- a CDS encoding ribonucleoside triphosphate reductase produces MIEEIKKRDGRVVEFNSSKITEAITKAGQATAEFTDREAKKLTLRVLTLAHELRLGPIPEVEEIQDIVERVLLDSPYYKTAKAYIIYREQHAQIRNIATKVNVDLVEHYIKKMDWKIKENSNMCYSLQGLNNYISSDVTSEYWLSKIYPPRIREVHKSGDIHIHDLSLLSVYCVGWDLKDLLRQGFKGVEGKVESAPPKHLRSALGQIVNFFYTLQGEAAGAQALSNFDTLLAPFVRFDNLEYSEVKQALQEFVFNINIPTRVGFQTPFTNITMDLFVSPLLKNQPVIHGGVENQQYTYGEFQPEMDMINKAFAEVMMEGDAKGRVFTFPIPTYNITADFDWDNPNFDLVWQMAGKYGIPYFSNFVNSDMSPEDARSMCCRLRLDNRELLKRGGGLFGANPLTGSIGVVTINLPRIGYESATREEFYTSLTEKVNLAVESLAIKRKVLEKFTENNLYPYSKHYLSEIKNGSGLYWKNHFSTVGILGMNEACLNFMGEDIASDNGREFALEVMDFLRNLLAAVQESTGDIFNLEATPAEGTSYRLCMLDKKRYSNIICSNEEQYQNGAAPYYTNSTHLPVNYTQDIFKTLMLQDDLQTKYTGGTVLHIFLGEQVTDTDTIKALIRKTAGNFKLPYFTLSPTFSICPTHGYLKGEQETCHICNQETEVYSRVVGYLRPVKQWNDGKQAEFRMRKTFCVPDKNATVPDKLYPEPTTPGLCVPAVGCAR; encoded by the coding sequence GTGATTGAAGAGATAAAAAAACGAGACGGACGGGTTGTAGAGTTTAATTCATCCAAAATCACCGAAGCCATCACCAAGGCAGGGCAGGCCACCGCGGAGTTTACCGACCGGGAGGCAAAAAAGCTGACGCTCAGGGTCCTGACACTGGCCCATGAACTGAGGCTCGGCCCTATTCCGGAAGTAGAAGAAATTCAGGATATTGTGGAGCGGGTTCTTCTCGATTCCCCTTATTACAAAACCGCAAAGGCCTATATCATCTACCGGGAACAGCATGCCCAGATTCGGAATATCGCCACCAAGGTCAATGTGGACCTGGTCGAACATTATATTAAAAAGATGGATTGGAAAATAAAAGAAAACAGCAATATGTGTTATTCTCTGCAGGGGCTGAACAACTACATTTCATCCGATGTCACCTCCGAATACTGGCTGAGTAAAATTTATCCGCCCAGAATCAGGGAAGTCCACAAGAGTGGGGACATTCATATTCATGATCTCAGTTTATTGTCGGTCTACTGCGTCGGCTGGGATTTAAAGGATTTGCTGCGGCAGGGCTTTAAAGGCGTTGAAGGAAAAGTGGAAAGCGCTCCGCCAAAGCATTTAAGATCCGCACTCGGGCAAATCGTCAACTTTTTCTACACCCTTCAGGGGGAAGCGGCCGGTGCTCAAGCACTCTCCAATTTCGACACCCTGCTGGCACCCTTTGTGCGCTTTGACAACCTTGAATACAGTGAGGTCAAGCAAGCGTTGCAGGAATTTGTGTTCAACATCAATATCCCCACCCGTGTTGGATTTCAAACCCCTTTCACCAATATCACCATGGATCTGTTTGTATCCCCCTTGCTGAAAAATCAACCCGTGATTCACGGCGGCGTCGAAAATCAGCAATACACTTACGGAGAGTTTCAACCGGAAATGGACATGATCAACAAGGCCTTCGCCGAGGTCATGATGGAAGGGGACGCAAAAGGACGCGTGTTCACGTTCCCCATTCCCACCTACAATATTACGGCCGATTTCGACTGGGACAACCCGAATTTTGATCTAGTCTGGCAAATGGCTGGGAAATATGGCATTCCTTATTTTTCAAACTTCGTTAATTCGGACATGTCGCCTGAAGATGCGCGCTCCATGTGCTGCCGGCTTCGGCTGGATAACCGGGAGCTTCTCAAGCGCGGCGGCGGCCTGTTCGGCGCCAACCCCCTGACCGGCTCCATCGGCGTGGTCACCATCAACTTGCCGAGAATCGGTTATGAATCCGCCACCAGGGAAGAATTTTATACCTCATTAACAGAAAAAGTGAATTTAGCGGTTGAAAGCCTTGCCATTAAGCGAAAGGTACTTGAAAAATTCACCGAAAACAACCTCTATCCCTATTCCAAACATTATTTGAGCGAAATTAAAAATGGCAGCGGCCTGTATTGGAAAAATCATTTTTCAACCGTCGGCATTCTGGGAATGAACGAAGCCTGTTTAAATTTTATGGGTGAAGACATCGCCAGCGACAACGGCAGAGAGTTCGCCCTGGAGGTGATGGATTTTCTGAGAAATTTGTTGGCTGCGGTTCAGGAAAGCACCGGAGACATTTTCAACCTGGAAGCCACGCCGGCAGAAGGCACATCCTACCGATTGTGCATGCTGGACAAAAAAAGATATTCAAACATCATCTGCTCGAACGAAGAGCAGTATCAAAACGGCGCGGCACCATATTACACCAATTCCACCCATTTGCCGGTGAATTATACTCAGGATATCTTCAAAACCCTCATGCTTCAGGATGATCTTCAAACCAAATACACCGGCGGCACGGTGCTTCACATCTTTTTGGGCGAGCAGGTCACGGATACCGATACCATCAAGGCGCTCATCAGAAAAACAGCCGGAAATTTCAAACTTCCCTACTTCACCCTGTCTCCCACGTTCAGCATTTGCCCCACGCATGGGTACCTGAAAGGCGAGCAGGAAACCTGCCATATCTGCAACCAGGAAACCGAAGTATATTCTCGCGTCGTGGGGTACCTGCGGCCGGTCAAACAATGGAATGACGGCAAACAGGCGGAATTTCGAATGAGAAAAACATTTTGTGTGCCCGATAAAAACGCCACGGTGCCGGACAAACTATACCCTGAGCCTACCACGCCCGGCCTCTGCGTGCCGGCCGTCGGATGTGCCCGATAG
- a CDS encoding (Fe-S)-binding protein: protein MAVTAEKPYKHTPDVGIDEGARRLTPEKIEKVINKMLDTEAGARMKVYVETCVHCGLCSDACQYYLSHDRDPRFSPAGKVKQTLWEMIKKKGKVSVDFMRKATEISYTECNVCRRCAMYCPLGVDVAYMMLFVRRIAHFLGMAPQYIQDTAQSHSATMNQMWVKDDEWVDTLFWQEEDARDEIAGLRIPMDKQGADVMYSVIGPEPKFRAQLIYQAAVLFNVAGIDWTMPSTPGWDNSDMCMYTGDNDMMARLKRKHFEAAMKLKARRIVMGECGHAFRSVYDMGNRALGWKMPPVQMVHAIEFYYELFKAGKIKVPKKYEPPVTIHDPCNIVRGRGLHEMLRYVANEVCETVIEMHPNREHNYCCNAGGGVINCGPPFKNKRVEGNRVKSEQLFAAKIRGAKTLIAPCHNCHGGLEDIIHDNHIGLDLKFLIDIIYEVMEKPGA, encoded by the coding sequence ATGGCTGTGACAGCAGAGAAACCATACAAACATACCCCGGATGTCGGCATCGACGAGGGCGCTCGGCGTTTGACACCTGAAAAAATTGAAAAAGTGATAAACAAGATGTTGGACACTGAGGCCGGTGCGCGGATGAAGGTTTATGTGGAGACATGTGTCCACTGCGGCCTTTGCTCCGACGCTTGTCAGTATTATTTGTCCCACGATAGGGACCCCAGATTTTCACCGGCCGGCAAGGTGAAGCAGACCCTGTGGGAGATGATCAAGAAAAAGGGCAAGGTCAGTGTTGATTTTATGCGCAAGGCAACGGAGATATCCTATACGGAATGTAATGTGTGTCGCCGGTGCGCCATGTATTGCCCACTCGGTGTGGATGTCGCCTATATGATGTTGTTCGTGCGGCGGATTGCCCACTTTTTGGGGATGGCGCCGCAATATATTCAGGATACGGCGCAAAGCCATTCCGCCACCATGAATCAGATGTGGGTTAAAGATGATGAGTGGGTGGACACGCTGTTTTGGCAGGAAGAGGATGCCCGGGATGAAATAGCCGGGTTGCGGATTCCCATGGACAAGCAAGGGGCCGATGTCATGTATTCGGTGATTGGCCCCGAGCCGAAATTTCGGGCACAGCTTATTTACCAGGCAGCAGTATTATTTAATGTCGCGGGGATTGATTGGACAATGCCGTCCACGCCCGGGTGGGACAACAGCGATATGTGTATGTACACCGGCGATAATGACATGATGGCCCGTCTGAAGCGAAAGCATTTTGAAGCTGCCATGAAATTGAAGGCGCGCCGTATTGTTATGGGCGAATGCGGGCATGCCTTTCGTTCCGTTTATGATATGGGTAACCGGGCACTGGGGTGGAAAATGCCGCCGGTGCAAATGGTGCATGCTATAGAGTTTTATTATGAATTGTTTAAAGCGGGGAAAATTAAGGTGCCGAAGAAATATGAGCCGCCCGTCACTATCCATGACCCCTGCAATATTGTTCGGGGCCGGGGCCTTCACGAGATGCTGCGCTATGTGGCCAACGAAGTTTGCGAGACGGTGATCGAGATGCACCCGAACCGGGAGCATAATTATTGCTGCAATGCCGGCGGCGGGGTGATCAATTGCGGTCCTCCGTTTAAGAACAAACGCGTGGAAGGCAACCGCGTCAAGTCCGAGCAATTGTTTGCCGCGAAGATTCGGGGCGCCAAGACCCTGATTGCGCCGTGTCATAATTGTCATGGCGGTCTGGAGGACATCATTCATGACAATCATATTGGTTTGGATTTGAAATTTTTGATTGATATTATTTACGAGGTTATGGAAAAGCCGGGTGCTTGA
- a CDS encoding response regulator: MDKPKVLIVDDEIDMRIFISTLFETNGYQPVVSRDGKAGLEKAREIIPDLIILDVMMPGEGGVAMYQGLKMDSTLRNIPVIMLSAVPRKTFIHYLKMLNFRLEDNIPDPSQYVEKPPDAELLLSIARRVLGSKAESDLVK; the protein is encoded by the coding sequence ATGGATAAGCCGAAAGTGCTGATCGTCGACGATGAGATAGATATGAGAATATTCATTTCGACTCTCTTCGAAACCAACGGGTACCAGCCGGTAGTATCCCGTGACGGGAAAGCGGGGCTTGAGAAAGCCAGGGAAATTATACCGGATCTTATCATTTTGGATGTGATGATGCCGGGGGAGGGCGGGGTGGCGATGTATCAGGGCTTGAAGATGGACAGCACCCTTCGGAATATTCCGGTGATCATGCTGTCCGCCGTGCCTCGAAAGACATTCATTCATTACCTGAAAATGCTTAATTTCCGCTTGGAAGACAATATTCCGGATCCGTCTCAGTATGTGGAAAAGCCGCCCGATGCCGAGCTGCTTCTCAGTATTGCGCGCCGGGTACTGGGTTCTAAAGCAGAAAGTGATTTGGTTAAATAG
- a CDS encoding WD40 repeat domain-containing protein: protein MEQVNQWDWKAGTREVANLSEWEERYSEILEPVVSRDGEKIAAVVQTEDAEFSVCENGDAWENGFDKVWHLQYGPDGRLIGLVSDTGAWTVAVDGTAWEEMSDFVWNPLVSADGRHIAVAAQRETRYLMIRDDVPWETDFGHVTDITLSADGNNTAAAVQTVATSEGDIFEWQKGCYSVAVNGEVWEKNFVNVYDPVFSADGAHVAATVRTSLYDCTIVVDGKPWQQCWPAVWEPLFSKTGAVIAPVKAPKGWTLAQNGELLWSRTFAQLWHQQYSPDGNRIAAIVAPKYGRWTVAVDEKPWSVTFGDLVDELVFSPDGKRVACAAKDKNMWTIVVDGTSWGATFDMVWQPVFSPDGTSVAAKVKKNGQYMVVVNGRPVVSDLAETWNPVFSPAGDKLMVRAIKADSGRKYIRQIVSL from the coding sequence ATGGAACAAGTAAACCAGTGGGACTGGAAAGCCGGAACTCGAGAGGTGGCGAATCTCAGTGAGTGGGAGGAGCGCTATTCTGAGATATTGGAGCCGGTGGTCAGTCGGGACGGAGAAAAAATCGCCGCGGTGGTTCAGACGGAAGATGCGGAATTCAGTGTCTGTGAAAACGGTGATGCATGGGAAAACGGATTCGACAAAGTATGGCATTTACAGTACGGGCCGGATGGTCGGCTAATTGGCCTGGTGTCGGATACGGGGGCCTGGACAGTGGCCGTGGACGGAACGGCCTGGGAAGAAATGTCGGATTTTGTATGGAACCCCTTGGTGTCAGCGGATGGCCGGCATATTGCTGTGGCGGCACAGCGGGAAACGCGATATTTAATGATTCGGGATGATGTCCCATGGGAGACGGATTTTGGTCATGTCACGGATATCACCCTGAGCGCGGACGGCAACAACACCGCTGCCGCCGTTCAGACGGTGGCGACGAGTGAAGGCGATATTTTTGAATGGCAAAAAGGGTGCTATTCCGTGGCGGTCAACGGCGAGGTGTGGGAGAAAAATTTTGTCAATGTGTATGATCCTGTTTTCAGCGCCGATGGGGCGCATGTAGCGGCCACGGTTCGAACCAGTCTTTATGATTGCACCATTGTTGTCGATGGGAAGCCGTGGCAGCAATGCTGGCCGGCCGTATGGGAGCCGTTGTTTTCCAAAACGGGCGCTGTGATCGCTCCGGTTAAGGCTCCTAAAGGCTGGACGTTGGCACAAAACGGCGAGTTGTTGTGGTCACGGACTTTTGCGCAATTGTGGCATCAGCAATATAGCCCGGACGGAAATCGCATCGCAGCCATTGTGGCACCGAAATACGGCCGTTGGACTGTGGCGGTGGACGAGAAGCCATGGTCTGTAACTTTCGGGGATCTGGTTGATGAATTGGTTTTCAGCCCGGATGGAAAGCGGGTGGCATGTGCAGCGAAGGACAAAAATATGTGGACCATTGTGGTGGATGGCACGTCCTGGGGGGCCACATTCGATATGGTGTGGCAGCCGGTGTTTAGTCCGGATGGAACATCCGTTGCCGCAAAGGTGAAAAAGAATGGTCAATACATGGTGGTTGTCAATGGCCGCCCGGTGGTCAGTGACTTGGCAGAAACATGGAACCCCGTATTCAGCCCGGCAGGAGATAAGCTGATGGTGCGGGCGATAAAAGCCGATTCTGGACGTAAATACATTCGCCAGATCGTTTCCCTATAA
- a CDS encoding response regulator — translation MNTPAINETLLLVDDEPGIRKVLGISLADVGYHVLTAESGEEALAKFREHYPPIVLTDIKMPGMDGIELLKIIKNENPDTEVIMITGHGDMELAIKSLKFEATDFVTKPIRDDILSIALKRARDRITMRGKLRAYTENLERLVAEKSARLIEAERQVAVGQTIEGLVRAFSDIAGDLNGGIRYFNDMPCYVSIHSRDFEIVAANQLFRERIGDKIGHKSWEIYQGDSKTRPCPVEDTFQTGMGRRVKRSIQLAGGGVVPVMVHTAPIRNRNHEVELVLEISADITEMNRLQAELMTTRARYEQLFNEVPCYISVQDRQFQITDANKRFKEEFGEVAGGFCYKIYKHRDSPCPQCPVARTFEDGLSHSHETVVRSKTGDEYNVLIWTAPIRDEKAEVTQVMEMSTNITEVRQLEDHLSSLGLLIGSVSHAIKGLLTGLDGGMYQLGAGFAKQNEAKIKEGWETVRMMVDRIRRMMMDILYYAKERNLKWERTDVPSLVKDSLATLEKEIRDAGIGLSVNIDASLGDVDLDIGIIRSALSNIIENAIDACKIDTAKATHHISVAVRQDKKHIYFEVMDDGVGMDQTTQDSLFRTVHSTKGKRGTGLGLFMSSRIISQQGGLISVTSSPGIGSTFTIKMPKIPVRAQNMEMRSIKA, via the coding sequence TTGAATACGCCAGCCATAAACGAGACCCTCCTGTTGGTGGACGATGAGCCCGGCATTCGAAAAGTGCTGGGAATATCCCTTGCCGATGTCGGCTATCATGTTTTGACGGCTGAAAGCGGTGAGGAGGCATTGGCTAAGTTCCGCGAGCATTATCCCCCGATTGTCCTGACGGATATCAAAATGCCCGGTATGGACGGCATTGAACTTTTGAAGATTATCAAGAACGAAAACCCGGATACGGAAGTCATCATGATTACCGGCCACGGCGACATGGAGTTGGCCATTAAAAGCCTCAAATTTGAGGCCACCGACTTTGTGACCAAGCCGATTCGGGACGATATTTTGTCGATTGCGCTTAAGCGGGCCCGTGACCGCATCACAATGCGGGGAAAATTGCGGGCTTATACGGAAAACCTGGAGCGGTTGGTTGCTGAAAAGTCCGCCCGGTTAATTGAAGCGGAACGCCAGGTCGCCGTGGGGCAGACCATTGAGGGGTTGGTCCGGGCTTTCAGCGATATTGCCGGCGATCTTAACGGCGGAATCCGTTATTTTAATGATATGCCGTGCTATGTTTCCATTCATAGTCGTGACTTTGAAATCGTTGCGGCCAATCAGCTTTTCCGGGAGCGTATCGGAGATAAAATCGGTCATAAGAGCTGGGAGATATATCAAGGCGATAGCAAGACCAGGCCTTGTCCGGTGGAAGACACCTTTCAAACCGGCATGGGAAGGCGGGTCAAGCGTTCCATTCAATTGGCGGGTGGCGGGGTCGTGCCCGTCATGGTTCATACGGCACCGATTCGCAACCGGAACCATGAAGTGGAACTGGTTCTTGAAATTTCGGCGGATATTACTGAAATGAATCGGCTTCAAGCCGAGTTGATGACTACTCGTGCGCGCTATGAGCAACTGTTTAATGAAGTGCCTTGCTATATCAGTGTTCAGGACCGGCAATTTCAAATTACCGACGCCAATAAGCGCTTTAAGGAAGAATTCGGCGAGGTGGCCGGCGGCTTTTGCTATAAAATTTATAAACATCGCGATTCGCCATGCCCCCAGTGTCCGGTTGCCCGGACATTTGAAGACGGTCTATCCCATTCCCATGAAACGGTGGTTCGATCCAAAACCGGTGACGAGTACAATGTGCTGATTTGGACGGCGCCCATACGGGATGAAAAGGCGGAAGTTACCCAGGTAATGGAGATGTCGACCAATATTACGGAAGTGCGACAACTTGAAGATCACTTATCTTCCCTGGGGCTTCTGATTGGGTCCGTCTCGCATGCCATCAAGGGGCTTTTAACCGGGTTGGATGGCGGTATGTATCAATTGGGTGCCGGGTTTGCCAAGCAAAATGAGGCCAAAATCAAAGAAGGCTGGGAAACGGTCCGAATGATGGTGGACCGGATTCGCCGCATGATGATGGATATTCTCTACTATGCCAAGGAAAGAAATCTGAAGTGGGAGCGCACCGATGTGCCGAGCTTGGTAAAGGACAGCCTTGCCACGCTTGAAAAGGAGATACGGGATGCGGGCATCGGTCTTTCCGTGAATATCGATGCCTCCCTCGGGGATGTGGATCTTGATATCGGCATTATTCGGTCTGCGCTGAGCAATATTATCGAAAACGCCATTGATGCCTGTAAGATCGATACCGCTAAAGCCACACATCATATTTCCGTAGCGGTTCGGCAAGACAAAAAGCATATCTACTTTGAAGTAATGGATGATGGGGTCGGAATGGATCAAACGACGCAGGACAGCCTGTTTCGAACGGTTCACTCCACCAAAGGAAAGCGGGGAACCGGTCTGGGATTGTTCATGTCGAGCCGGATTATTTCTCAACAAGGCGGTTTGATCTCAGTGACTTCTTCCCCGGGCATCGGCAGCACTTTCACGATAAAAATGCCCAAAATACCGGTTCGCGCACAAAATATGGAGATGCGTTCCATAAAGGCGTAG
- a CDS encoding universal stress protein — protein MFKKILFATTASPTCDHAAKVAFDLANKYGSQLYVFHAYGIPTRGFGAFSTDIRTGEQAGFDTDYTEWVKEEMRNTYAVQLAKTKNCILETRAGVPATEILRFARKEDVDLIVMGAHTREDEIGATRFRNIVGSTMQKVAKSSRAPVLIVSRPCANCFWYFSNIVFGADFSKASMSAFLFALKVAKEIGCKLYLFHSLDISKIAAGKVERQEEIEQQIETARKKIEDLYVSKMDGFDNYEVEIWEGIPYVEILKYSREKKADLIVMAHHTREVDLEEAVLGSTVEQVVLRAASPVASVNHPDKVTDVA, from the coding sequence ATGTTTAAAAAAATATTATTTGCGACCACGGCTTCACCGACCTGCGACCATGCGGCAAAAGTAGCGTTTGATTTGGCCAATAAATACGGTTCACAGCTGTATGTGTTTCATGCTTACGGGATTCCGACGCGGGGTTTTGGTGCATTTTCAACCGACATTCGTACCGGCGAGCAGGCGGGCTTCGATACCGATTATACGGAATGGGTTAAAGAGGAGATGAGAAACACCTACGCGGTGCAATTGGCGAAAACGAAGAATTGTATCCTTGAAACCCGAGCCGGTGTTCCCGCTACGGAGATTCTTCGGTTTGCACGAAAAGAGGACGTGGATCTGATTGTCATGGGTGCTCATACGCGGGAAGATGAAATCGGCGCCACCCGGTTCCGGAACATCGTGGGCAGTACGATGCAGAAGGTCGCAAAGAGTTCGAGAGCCCCGGTTCTCATCGTCAGCCGGCCGTGTGCCAATTGCTTCTGGTATTTTTCCAACATCGTTTTCGGCGCGGATTTTTCCAAGGCATCCATGTCCGCATTTCTTTTCGCATTGAAGGTTGCCAAGGAAATCGGTTGTAAACTTTATCTTTTTCACTCTCTGGACATCAGCAAAATTGCCGCTGGAAAAGTAGAGAGACAGGAGGAAATTGAACAGCAGATCGAGACGGCCAGGAAGAAAATTGAAGATCTGTATGTCAGCAAGATGGACGGGTTTGACAATTATGAAGTCGAAATTTGGGAAGGAATTCCCTATGTGGAGATTTTGAAGTATTCCAGAGAGAAAAAGGCGGACCTGATCGTGATGGCGCACCATACGCGGGAGGTCGATCTTGAAGAGGCTGTTCTCGGGAGCACGGTGGAACAAGTAGTCCTCCGGGCGGCAAGTCCGGTCGCCAGTGTGAACCATCCGGACAAAGTGACGGATGTGGCTTGA
- a CDS encoding nitrate reductase: MHEIYSFVSGPLVWAAFIIFIGGSLYRLISMAILAKKKDYAVYEYWSFKYAFRSIFHWILPYATVNMRKRPMMTFVTFAFHLCAVLAPIFLYAHIILVKESWNIGWFYISDTTVDMMTLVVIAGCIFFLFRRILLAEVRYLTTTSDYVLLLMVAAPFITGFWAYHQWVGAPVATILHMLSGQIMIAAIPFTRLSHMLFFPFTRGYIGSEFGAVRHARDW, encoded by the coding sequence ATGCATGAAATATATTCTTTTGTCAGTGGTCCGCTGGTATGGGCGGCCTTCATCATTTTTATCGGCGGCAGCCTTTACCGGTTGATTTCGATGGCGATACTCGCCAAAAAAAAAGATTATGCCGTTTATGAATACTGGAGTTTCAAGTATGCGTTTCGGTCTATCTTTCATTGGATTCTTCCCTATGCCACCGTCAATATGCGCAAGAGACCGATGATGACGTTTGTCACCTTCGCCTTTCATTTATGCGCTGTGCTGGCACCCATTTTTCTTTATGCCCACATCATTCTCGTCAAGGAGTCATGGAATATCGGATGGTTTTATATCTCGGATACCACGGTTGATATGATGACGCTGGTGGTGATTGCCGGGTGTATCTTCTTTTTATTTCGTAGGATTTTACTGGCGGAAGTTCGTTATTTAACCACCACGTCGGATTATGTCCTGCTGCTGATGGTTGCGGCACCTTTTATTACCGGATTTTGGGCGTACCACCAGTGGGTCGGCGCGCCGGTAGCGACCATCTTGCACATGCTGTCCGGCCAAATCATGATAGCCGCGATTCCATTCACACGGTTGAGCCATATGCTCTTTTTCCCGTTTACCCGGGGGTATATCGGGTCGGAGTTTGGCGCTGTGCGGCATGCGCGGGATTGGTAG
- a CDS encoding anaerobic ribonucleoside-triphosphate reductase activating protein encodes MIFGGIQKNSMIDYPGKLACVLFTTGCNFHCPYCHNPSLVLNQTDPADTFSLNDVIELLTERQGFLDGVVITGGEPTLREELPSACEQIKQLGYPLKLDTNGSRPEVIRALLSANAIDYIAMDIKSAPENYVPLICSNMDESVIRASIQLILNSGIAHEFRTTCIHPLVSHSIIREIADLINGANLYVLQQFHMTDVLNPTFCREVTRRFDMQTLDSFRSEAAPKVKKCIIR; translated from the coding sequence ATGATTTTCGGCGGTATTCAAAAAAATTCCATGATTGATTACCCGGGAAAGCTCGCCTGCGTTCTTTTTACAACCGGGTGTAATTTTCATTGTCCGTATTGCCATAATCCGAGCCTGGTATTGAACCAAACCGACCCGGCCGATACCTTCAGCCTGAATGACGTCATTGAATTGCTGACGGAACGGCAGGGCTTTCTCGACGGCGTGGTGATTACGGGCGGCGAGCCGACACTGCGCGAAGAACTTCCATCTGCTTGCGAACAAATAAAGCAGCTCGGGTATCCGCTTAAACTTGACACCAACGGCAGCCGGCCCGAAGTAATTCGGGCGCTGCTTTCGGCAAATGCGATAGACTATATTGCCATGGACATCAAAAGCGCTCCGGAGAACTATGTGCCTCTTATTTGTTCAAACATGGATGAATCCGTCATTCGCGCCAGCATTCAACTCATCCTGAATTCCGGCATCGCGCATGAATTTCGAACCACCTGTATTCATCCGCTGGTGAGTCACTCGATCATCAGGGAAATTGCCGATTTGATCAATGGGGCCAATCTGTACGTGCTGCAGCAATTTCACATGACCGACGTGCTGAATCCCACCTTTTGCCGGGAAGTAACTCGCCGATTTGACATGCAAACACTTGATTCGTTTCGGTCTGAAGCAGCGCCGAAGGTTAAAAAATGCATCATCCGGTAG